In the genome of Bacillus sp. S3, one region contains:
- a CDS encoding uracil-xanthine permease family protein: MKNFLTAIPLSLQHLFAMFGATILVPALTGLDPGSALIASGLGTLIFHLITRGKVPTYLGSSFAFIAPLALYVGKLHSPGQAVAGLISVSIVYAIVSIIISFFGFERVRKVIPAVVVGPVVSIIGLSLATTAVTSMASTHWDVAIVSLLAAVIATLAGTKVIRLLPLIIGLAVGYAYAAVRGLVDFHTIASAPAFALPHFVMPEFTWVVIFGMAPIALVTIIEDLGHMFVLNEITGKDVTKNPGFSSILWGNGIATLVSGFIGGPAQTTYAENLGVLAITRQFSSRIIQGAAVLSILLGLFGKVGAFIQSIPVAVMGGICILLFGMIAAMGIRHLLEEKVSLANMKNLIIVAIIFIIGVGYAHNGIAYATIAGLLIYWLVPDFTTKNEG, from the coding sequence TTGAAAAATTTTTTAACCGCCATACCATTATCGTTGCAGCATTTGTTTGCGATGTTTGGTGCGACCATTTTGGTGCCGGCACTAACCGGTCTTGATCCGGGCAGTGCGCTTATTGCCAGTGGGTTAGGAACGTTGATTTTCCACCTAATTACACGTGGAAAAGTTCCTACGTATCTAGGTTCATCTTTTGCCTTTATTGCCCCGCTTGCGTTGTATGTAGGGAAGTTACATTCACCGGGTCAAGCCGTTGCAGGTCTTATCAGCGTTTCCATTGTTTATGCTATTGTATCTATCATCATTTCCTTTTTCGGCTTTGAAAGAGTTCGCAAGGTTATTCCTGCCGTTGTCGTTGGGCCTGTTGTAAGTATTATCGGTCTTTCACTGGCAACCACGGCGGTGACCAGCATGGCTTCGACCCATTGGGATGTCGCGATCGTCAGCCTTCTTGCAGCGGTCATCGCAACGCTTGCAGGTACGAAGGTGATCCGCCTTTTACCGCTCATCATCGGTCTTGCAGTAGGGTATGCTTATGCCGCGGTTCGAGGGTTGGTGGATTTTCATACCATCGCCTCTGCACCGGCATTTGCTCTTCCCCATTTTGTCATGCCGGAGTTCACCTGGGTCGTGATCTTCGGAATGGCGCCGATTGCCCTGGTTACCATCATCGAAGACCTTGGGCATATGTTTGTGCTAAATGAAATTACCGGAAAAGATGTAACAAAGAATCCCGGATTTTCTAGCATCCTATGGGGGAATGGCATTGCAACATTAGTTTCGGGGTTCATCGGCGGTCCCGCACAAACAACTTACGCGGAAAACCTCGGGGTTCTAGCCATCACGCGCCAGTTTTCCAGCAGGATCATTCAAGGCGCTGCTGTTCTATCCATTCTTCTTGGCTTGTTCGGTAAAGTGGGAGCATTTATCCAATCGATTCCAGTTGCCGTAATGGGTGGCATTTGCATCCTGCTCTTTGGTATGATCGCTGCAATGGGAATCCGACACCTCCTTGAGGAAAAAGTGAGTCTGGCCAATATGAAAAACTTGATCATCGTCGCGATCATCTTCATCATCGGTGTTGGATATGCTCATAATGGTATCGCCTACGCTACCATTGCCGGCTTGCTCATCTATTGGCTCGTACCCGATTTTACGACAAAAAATGAAGGGTAA
- a CDS encoding PLP-dependent aminotransferase family protein, with protein sequence MYHFIFPFNPYQPKYIQIYEQFKEIIESNKIASDERLPSIRSLAETLHVSRNTTLQAYELLLAEGYIRSEEKKGYFVNQLEPFFINPTNPTTQPKIPKPLNHTIDFRIGAIDQEHFPMKKWRQMSNAILKQANSYTYGQSLGEDSFKVEIANYLLQARGLQIKPEQIVVGSNTQQLLLHLSFLLKDIFSSILLENPGYDGAREVFQIQKFQMEAITVTNQGLAMEELSQKESSLFYVTPSHQYPFGTALSIQQRWQLIQWVHQRQGYLIEDDYDGEYRYGQKTFPALASLDASRVIYLGTFSKSFLPAIRLAYMVLPEPLLPSYCAQFGHFEHNASLLHQLTMTEFMKSGEWEKHIKRMRKVYKGKMHFLVEQLKTMFPDQLEVIGTNAGLYVMIKVNTPYSETELIEKAFKENVKVYPTSPLFIENLAVQPHLLLGFANLSSQQIQTGLSLLKKAWDM encoded by the coding sequence TTGTATCATTTTATTTTCCCATTCAATCCATATCAGCCAAAATATATTCAAATATACGAACAATTTAAAGAAATCATTGAAAGTAATAAGATTGCTTCTGATGAACGATTACCTTCTATCCGTTCTCTTGCAGAAACACTTCATGTAAGTCGAAATACAACCTTACAAGCATATGAACTATTACTAGCTGAAGGCTATATACGCTCTGAAGAGAAAAAGGGTTATTTTGTCAATCAATTGGAACCGTTCTTTATTAATCCAACAAATCCAACAACTCAGCCCAAAATACCAAAACCGCTAAATCATACCATTGATTTTAGAATAGGTGCGATCGATCAAGAACACTTCCCTATGAAAAAATGGCGGCAAATGTCAAATGCGATTCTCAAACAAGCAAATAGCTATACATATGGACAGTCTTTGGGAGAAGATTCGTTTAAAGTTGAAATCGCTAATTACTTGCTGCAAGCAAGAGGTCTTCAAATTAAACCTGAACAAATTGTTGTTGGCAGCAACACGCAGCAATTATTACTACATCTTAGCTTCTTATTAAAAGATATATTTTCAAGCATCCTTTTAGAAAATCCCGGATACGACGGTGCTAGAGAAGTGTTCCAAATACAGAAATTTCAAATGGAAGCGATCACTGTTACAAACCAAGGGTTAGCCATGGAGGAACTTTCACAAAAAGAAAGCTCATTATTTTACGTGACTCCTTCTCATCAATATCCATTTGGTACAGCATTATCCATTCAACAAAGATGGCAATTGATTCAATGGGTACATCAAAGACAAGGTTACTTAATTGAAGATGATTATGATGGTGAATATCGATATGGCCAAAAAACTTTCCCTGCGTTAGCTTCTCTAGATGCAAGTCGCGTCATTTATTTAGGGACATTTTCAAAATCATTTTTGCCGGCTATTCGACTGGCATATATGGTATTGCCCGAACCATTACTCCCTTCCTATTGCGCGCAATTTGGACACTTTGAACATAATGCGTCATTGCTGCATCAGCTAACCATGACGGAATTTATGAAATCAGGTGAATGGGAGAAGCACATTAAACGCATGAGGAAAGTGTATAAAGGAAAGATGCATTTCTTAGTGGAACAACTTAAGACGATGTTTCCTGATCAACTTGAAGTCATTGGTACAAATGCAGGTCTGTATGTAATGATTAAAGTAAACACCCCCTACAGTGAAACTGAATTAATTGAAAAAGCATTTAAAGAAAATGTAAAGGTCTATCCAACCAGTCCCTTATTTATTGAAAATCTAGCCGTACAGCCACATTTACTATTAGGATTTGCAAACCTCTCTTCCCAGCAAATTCAGACGGGATTATCACTTTTAAAAAAAGCTTGGGATATGTAG
- a CDS encoding GNAT family N-acetyltransferase, whose translation MIIERLAVEDVEAVADLFNAYRKFYHQQSDIQAAKQFLKARLLNEDSILFVAKMDNQCVGFTQLYPTFSSVAMKRAFILNDLYVAEDYRRHGIAEKLMEQAFQFAKQHDARSIALETGALNTKAQALYEKVGMEVENDVKHYIYYW comes from the coding sequence ATGATTATCGAACGCTTAGCAGTAGAAGATGTAGAAGCAGTGGCAGATTTATTCAATGCCTATCGAAAATTTTATCATCAACAAAGCGATATTCAGGCTGCAAAACAATTTTTAAAAGCACGTCTCTTAAATGAAGATTCCATTTTATTCGTAGCGAAAATGGATAATCAGTGTGTTGGATTTACGCAGTTGTATCCAACATTCTCATCCGTTGCGATGAAACGGGCTTTTATTTTAAATGATTTGTATGTAGCAGAAGATTATCGGAGACATGGTATTGCAGAAAAATTAATGGAACAAGCCTTTCAATTTGCAAAACAGCACGATGCGCGATCTATTGCATTAGAAACAGGTGCGTTAAATACAAAAGCGCAAGCTCTATATGAAAAAGTAGGCATGGAAGTAGAAAATGATGTCAAACACTATATCTATTATTGGTGA
- a CDS encoding MFS transporter produces the protein MLIQDGVKKLDVQPAWLQVYIRSPEKQKQLYKRTLLVVVLSQIFGGAGLAAGITVGALLAQDMLGTDSVTGLPSALFTLGSAGAALLVGRLSQAYGRRSGLAFGFLAGGIGAIGVVISALTTSILLLFISLLVYGAGSATNLQARYAGTDMANRAQRAKAVSMAMVSTTFGAVAGPNLVDVMGEFAISIGIPALAGPFLLAAAAYIVAGLILCIFLRPDPLIVAKAISDAKISTGDSILGEHSDSLWINKRGIFAGASVMVLTQFVMTAIMTMTPIHMGHHGHHLNEVGLVIGFHIGAMFLPSLITGHLVDKIGRATMAIASAVTLLASGILAALGPPDSMVVLVLSLVLLGLGWNFGLISGTAILVDATHASTRAKTQGSVDVGIALSGAIGGGLSGLIVAHSSYAVLSIAGGVFSLVLIPIVIWAGIDKQRKSTKIKMTENSGNQASKGS, from the coding sequence ATTTTGATACAAGATGGCGTAAAAAAGTTAGACGTTCAACCGGCCTGGTTACAAGTCTACATTCGTTCTCCAGAAAAACAAAAACAACTATATAAGAGAACATTACTCGTTGTTGTCTTATCCCAAATTTTTGGAGGAGCAGGACTTGCCGCAGGAATAACAGTGGGGGCACTTCTAGCTCAAGACATGTTAGGGACAGATAGTGTAACAGGATTGCCTTCGGCGCTATTTACTTTAGGGTCAGCAGGAGCTGCACTGCTTGTGGGAAGACTTTCTCAAGCGTATGGACGGCGTTCTGGACTTGCTTTTGGGTTTTTAGCTGGAGGGATCGGTGCTATTGGAGTAGTCATTTCAGCACTAACAACTAGCATTCTACTATTATTTATTTCACTGCTCGTCTATGGGGCTGGATCAGCTACAAACTTACAAGCACGCTACGCAGGAACAGACATGGCGAACCGGGCACAAAGGGCAAAAGCTGTTAGTATGGCCATGGTTTCCACCACATTCGGAGCTGTAGCAGGTCCCAACCTGGTGGATGTAATGGGTGAGTTTGCGATATCCATAGGTATTCCAGCTTTAGCGGGTCCATTTTTATTAGCTGCAGCAGCTTATATCGTTGCTGGTTTGATTCTCTGCATTTTTCTCAGGCCAGATCCTTTAATTGTTGCTAAAGCAATATCAGATGCTAAAATATCAACCGGTGATTCAATTTTAGGGGAACATTCCGATTCGTTATGGATCAACAAGCGAGGTATTTTTGCTGGAGCTTCAGTAATGGTTCTAACTCAATTTGTTATGACTGCCATTATGACGATGACACCCATACATATGGGACACCATGGACATCATTTGAATGAAGTAGGACTTGTGATTGGATTTCATATAGGAGCTATGTTTTTACCTTCTTTAATAACAGGACATCTTGTTGATAAAATTGGTCGTGCTACAATGGCCATTGCTTCTGCTGTTACGCTGCTTGCCTCTGGCATTCTAGCTGCATTAGGACCTCCTGATTCGATGGTCGTACTCGTTCTGTCACTTGTTTTACTGGGCCTTGGTTGGAATTTCGGTTTAATTAGCGGTACAGCAATCCTCGTAGACGCAACTCACGCCTCCACTCGAGCGAAGACGCAGGGCTCTGTAGATGTTGGGATTGCTTTGTCAGGGGCAATAGGAGGAGGCCTATCCGGATTGATTGTCGCCCATTCTAGTTATGCAGTGCTTTCCATTGCTGGCGGGGTGTTTTCATTAGTGCTTATTCCCATTGTTATTTGGGCAGGTATTGACAAACAGAGGAAGTCTACTAAAATTAAAATGACTGAAAATTCAGGGAACCAAGCGAGTAAAGGCAGCTAA